A genome region from Candidatus Methanomethylophilaceae archaeon includes the following:
- a CDS encoding ATP-binding domain-containing protein, whose product MRLLKRGAGKYRDSVMTVHASQGREWDTVVLSVSDNGAVDRDVQLRFTSSASQIGLKVINTAVSRAKRKLILVCDMGFWAPRSDELIGMIAAAAMPWKEPEKMDK is encoded by the coding sequence GTGAGGCTTCTGAAGCGCGGCGCCGGGAAATACCGCGATTCGGTCATGACAGTTCACGCTTCGCAGGGCAGGGAATGGGATACTGTCGTTCTGAGCGTGTCTGACAACGGCGCCGTGGACAGGGACGTCCAGCTGAGGTTCACCAGCTCAGCTTCCCAGATCGGATTGAAGGTGATTAACACCGCGGTATCCAGAGCGAAAAGGAAACTTATCCTGGTATGCGACATGGGGTTCTGGGCGCCCAGAAGCGACGAGCTCATAGGCATGATAGCGGCCGCTGCGATGCCTTGGAAAGAACCTGAAAAAATGGATAAATAA
- a CDS encoding sel1 repeat family protein has protein sequence MVSEKNSGMPDNEEEADKLYKLGLDYLYGTNVPKDYAKAAECFREACRMGSLPARRELGILYASGKGVQTDMEKAVRYLGEAADSLDPSALYHLGLMYEVGTGVPKDMQKAVRMLAYAAEMGFPGADIDAERVDAILTEQRNKNLRARPLLRLEISDVDVEAACCKPMLDSLLEQSIVFIDSYKGPALLGEDKDGMDAVLDSCPFCGAPVRIVPRDKKYRAGWFGPSPGTPGNLLISVAHPLIMEDGAIGAEDSARILRTVIENKMRDISDLEKAKARYRKPEKIEKTDALINYLRADMLSYLTVLADMTDDETILDGFDVDSQGDVECPDDYQDYLKSLSVEDAELESKADEIRTEYCNEILDENYQSIGISALLSPEMMEYILQDPYILGVIGDAIFNDDDLYDKFCGILETKKKGKKKGKKGGKGSKKGKGSSKKGSKNKK, from the coding sequence ATGGTTTCCGAGAAAAATTCCGGAATGCCGGACAACGAAGAAGAGGCGGACAAGCTCTACAAATTGGGGCTTGACTATCTCTACGGGACCAACGTTCCCAAGGATTACGCCAAAGCTGCGGAATGCTTCCGCGAAGCCTGCCGCATGGGCAGCCTCCCAGCCCGCAGGGAGCTCGGCATCCTGTACGCGTCAGGCAAAGGCGTCCAGACGGACATGGAGAAAGCGGTCCGCTATCTCGGCGAAGCCGCGGATTCGCTGGATCCCAGCGCCCTGTATCATCTTGGGCTCATGTATGAAGTAGGAACAGGAGTACCGAAGGACATGCAGAAGGCCGTGAGGATGCTGGCCTATGCCGCCGAGATGGGATTCCCCGGCGCGGACATAGATGCCGAGCGCGTGGACGCCATCCTTACGGAGCAAAGGAACAAGAATCTCCGCGCCAGACCCCTTCTCAGACTGGAGATTTCGGATGTGGACGTGGAAGCGGCCTGCTGCAAGCCCATGTTGGACTCGCTTCTCGAGCAGAGCATCGTGTTCATCGATTCGTACAAAGGCCCTGCGCTTCTCGGCGAGGACAAAGACGGCATGGACGCGGTCCTAGACAGCTGCCCATTCTGCGGGGCTCCCGTCCGCATCGTCCCGCGCGACAAGAAATATCGAGCCGGATGGTTCGGACCTTCGCCGGGAACTCCCGGCAATCTATTAATCTCCGTCGCGCATCCTTTAATCATGGAAGACGGAGCTATTGGCGCGGAGGATTCCGCGAGGATTCTCAGGACCGTCATCGAGAACAAAATGAGGGACATATCCGATCTGGAGAAGGCCAAAGCCAGATACAGGAAGCCGGAGAAGATCGAGAAAACGGATGCCCTCATCAATTATCTGAGGGCGGATATGCTCTCATATCTGACGGTTCTGGCCGATATGACCGATGACGAAACCATTTTGGATGGTTTTGACGTCGATTCCCAGGGGGATGTCGAATGCCCGGACGATTATCAGGATTATCTGAAATCCCTCAGCGTAGAAGACGCCGAGCTGGAATCCAAAGCCGATGAGATCCGCACGGAATACTGCAACGAAATTCTGGACGAGAACTACCAGTCGATCGGGATCAGCGCTCTTCTGTCTCCGGAAATGATGGAGTACATCCTTCAGGACCCCTATATCCTGGGCGTCATCGGCGATGCCATATTCAACGACGACGACCTCTATGACAAATTCTGCGGGATATTGGAGACCAAGAAGAAGGGCAAGAAAAAAGGCAAGAAGGGCGGCAAAGGATCCAAGAAAGGCAAAGGCTCTTCGAAAAAAGGCTCCAAGAACAAGAAATGA
- a CDS encoding M48 family metallopeptidase, translated as MDIAIPIAGKQTSVKVEFKDMGNYICRHGFKGGKPFATVSDYLSDAPAGVVEDLLTFMFSGKKGAPTIFEDYVSSDGFILAKRPVFLGRGSFTCTSEGNFRSLSESVQRLYDAGLVEESDISNTYITWTKRKTKRVLGRCHWMFRVISISPILDSDGISEECLDFVVYHEFLHIRQGLLTGKRHHTAAFRREERQFPDYERIQKELARIGS; from the coding sequence ATGGATATAGCCATCCCGATAGCTGGAAAGCAGACTTCCGTGAAGGTAGAATTCAAGGACATGGGCAACTACATCTGCCGCCACGGATTCAAAGGCGGGAAGCCGTTCGCTACCGTATCCGATTATCTGTCGGACGCACCCGCAGGCGTGGTGGAAGACCTTCTGACTTTCATGTTCAGCGGCAAGAAAGGCGCGCCCACGATTTTTGAGGATTACGTTTCGTCAGACGGATTCATACTCGCGAAGAGGCCTGTATTTCTCGGGCGCGGAAGTTTCACCTGCACTTCCGAGGGCAATTTCCGCAGCCTGTCAGAGTCTGTCCAGAGGCTCTATGACGCCGGGCTGGTTGAGGAAAGCGATATCAGCAATACGTATATCACATGGACGAAACGGAAGACCAAGAGAGTTCTGGGGAGATGCCATTGGATGTTCCGCGTCATATCGATATCGCCAATCCTGGATTCTGACGGCATATCCGAGGAGTGCCTGGATTTCGTGGTATACCATGAGTTCCTCCATATCAGGCAGGGATTGCTGACAGGAAAGCGCCATCATACCGCGGCGTTCCGCAGGGAAGAGAGGCAGTTCCCTGATTATGAAAGGATACAGAAAGAGCTCGCGAGGATTGGCAGTTAA
- a CDS encoding sel1 repeat family protein, producing the protein MEQEGSGFVFHTPQGERELTIQEVSELAAKDDPDGLYAMAMAYLFGWDTEEDSEKGYYYLEKAVAAGQTDAMALMVKLFMQGEYDGIDSERAAKLAIKAAKDGIPDAQAFAGLAYMDGISVERDYTEAARYFRLASNQGNSDAKTNLAYLYQHGLGVDKDEAKAFLLYRAAAKADNLNAMFQLGVCYEFGIGTAQNTEKAAEWYRKGSEGGDAFAMERLGYLYSVGFGSIGPNAEMAFEWFLKAAMEGAVSAMSTVGHCYINGAGIEKSDEEAAKWLKMAAENGDSEAEKTLRTLGASAKDD; encoded by the coding sequence ATGGAACAGGAAGGAAGCGGTTTCGTTTTCCATACGCCCCAAGGCGAGAGGGAGCTGACCATCCAGGAAGTTTCGGAGCTGGCCGCCAAAGACGATCCGGATGGGCTGTACGCTATGGCCATGGCCTATCTCTTCGGATGGGATACGGAGGAGGATTCCGAGAAAGGCTACTACTATCTGGAGAAGGCCGTGGCGGCCGGCCAGACCGATGCGATGGCGCTGATGGTCAAGCTGTTCATGCAGGGAGAGTATGACGGCATCGATTCCGAGAGGGCCGCGAAGCTGGCTATCAAGGCCGCCAAGGACGGCATACCGGACGCCCAGGCATTCGCCGGTCTTGCATATATGGACGGGATCTCGGTCGAACGCGATTACACGGAGGCAGCCAGATATTTCAGGTTGGCTTCCAACCAAGGTAATTCCGATGCCAAAACCAATCTGGCATATCTCTATCAGCATGGGCTAGGCGTCGACAAGGACGAGGCCAAAGCCTTCCTGCTCTACAGGGCGGCAGCCAAGGCCGACAATCTAAACGCAATGTTCCAGCTGGGTGTGTGCTACGAGTTCGGAATCGGAACCGCCCAGAATACCGAGAAAGCGGCGGAATGGTATAGGAAAGGCTCAGAAGGCGGCGACGCTTTCGCCATGGAAAGGCTCGGATATCTCTATTCCGTAGGATTCGGAAGCATCGGACCGAACGCCGAGATGGCTTTCGAATGGTTTCTTAAAGCCGCCATGGAGGGAGCGGTCTCTGCCATGTCCACGGTCGGACATTGCTATATCAATGGCGCCGGCATCGAAAAGTCAGACGAAGAAGCGGCCAAATGGCTCAAGATGGCGGCGGAGAACGGCGACTCCGAAGCGGAGAAAACGCTCCGCACATTAGGTGCCAGTGCGAAGGATGATTAA